A stretch of the Arthrobacter stackebrandtii genome encodes the following:
- a CDS encoding GtrA family protein, translated as MATTTIPEPVPADQAPAARGLLGAAKNWGLAHPVLAGQLRGFALVAVICTVISMAIFTSLRPALGTQWANVISLVLCSVLNTELNRRMSFGLTGRHLWWRDQRRGLWVMLLALAMTSGSLWLLQQVNPEASVALELAVIVLGNVASAVTRFLLLRYWIFRRARHGRPAARQDQHQSS; from the coding sequence ATGGCAACCACAACAATTCCCGAACCGGTTCCCGCGGACCAGGCCCCTGCGGCCCGCGGGCTGCTGGGTGCCGCCAAAAATTGGGGGCTTGCCCATCCGGTCCTGGCCGGGCAGCTGCGCGGCTTCGCCCTCGTGGCCGTGATCTGCACCGTCATCTCCATGGCCATCTTTACCAGCCTGCGCCCCGCCCTGGGCACCCAGTGGGCCAATGTCATCTCGCTGGTGCTGTGCTCCGTCCTGAACACCGAGCTGAACCGGCGCATGAGTTTCGGCCTCACGGGCCGGCACCTGTGGTGGCGGGACCAGCGTCGGGGCCTGTGGGTCATGCTGCTGGCGCTGGCCATGACAAGCGGCAGCCTGTGGCTGCTGCAACAGGTCAACCCCGAGGCTTCTGTTGCCCTCGAACTGGCCGTCATTGTGCTGGGCAACGTGGCCTCTGCCGTGACCCGCTTCCTGCTGCTGCGCTACTGGATTTTCCGGCGGGCCCGCCACGGCCGCCCCGCCGCCCGCCAGGACCAGCACCAGTCATCCTGA